The Sphaerospermopsis torques-reginae ITEP-024 genome has a window encoding:
- the csx2 gene encoding TIGR02221 family CRISPR-associated protein has product MRRIITFLGIQAKKTTYSFEGVNYDGEVFAEALHKFCEYDSMLVCVTSEARKKNFPILENLQDKRIEAVDIPNGENTEQMWETFKKITEKVNNNDDVIFDITHGLRSLPFLVFLFAAYLKAAKNVKISGIYYGAWELGFSNNGIAPVIDLSEFISMLDWLTATDQFIKTGNGQSLANLLLNGNTASQELASGVNGISQGLQLLRPMDVLEKSALLPELIAKTAPTVSQSELPFLTLLSRVEKDYGKFGLVNPTDYTISPQSCLLRQLEMVEWYVQKGQIVQALSIAREWIPSLLCYYFKLDPLDIKNRDEMEFLLKKGGKIKDENNNIIHQSPYFDEWNNIPKTKKKLVNKLWSGELNLTNLRNDVLHAGFRKDPKNAEDIIDKIKQIVEELRNIAQVWDLKDEAE; this is encoded by the coding sequence ATGAGAAGAATTATTACTTTTTTGGGTATTCAAGCAAAGAAAACTACATATAGTTTTGAAGGTGTAAATTATGATGGAGAAGTATTTGCAGAAGCATTGCATAAATTTTGTGAATATGATTCTATGTTAGTTTGTGTTACATCTGAAGCTAGAAAAAAGAATTTTCCAATTTTAGAAAATCTCCAAGATAAACGAATAGAAGCTGTGGATATACCCAACGGCGAAAATACTGAGCAAATGTGGGAAACATTTAAAAAAATTACTGAAAAAGTAAATAACAATGATGATGTAATATTTGATATTACTCATGGTTTACGTTCTTTACCATTTTTGGTATTTTTATTTGCGGCATATCTTAAAGCAGCCAAAAATGTGAAAATCTCTGGTATTTATTATGGAGCATGGGAATTAGGATTTTCTAATAATGGTATAGCTCCAGTTATTGATTTATCAGAGTTTATTTCTATGCTTGATTGGTTAACAGCAACAGACCAATTTATCAAAACAGGAAATGGTCAATCTTTAGCTAATTTATTGCTTAATGGTAATACTGCATCACAAGAACTAGCATCAGGTGTAAATGGAATTTCTCAAGGGTTACAGCTTTTGCGTCCAATGGATGTATTAGAAAAATCCGCACTATTACCTGAACTTATAGCTAAAACTGCACCAACAGTATCCCAATCTGAATTACCATTTCTTACTTTATTAAGTCGAGTAGAAAAAGATTATGGCAAATTTGGCTTAGTCAACCCAACTGATTATACTATTAGTCCTCAATCTTGTCTATTAAGACAATTAGAAATGGTAGAATGGTATGTACAAAAAGGTCAAATAGTCCAAGCTTTATCTATAGCAAGAGAATGGATACCTTCATTGTTATGCTATTATTTTAAATTAGATCCTTTAGATATAAAAAATAGGGATGAGATGGAATTTTTACTAAAGAAAGGAGGAAAAATTAAGGATGAAAATAATAATATAATTCATCAATCACCATATTTTGATGAGTGGAATAACATTCCTAAAACTAAAAAGAAGCTTGTAAATAAATTATGGAGTGGAGAACTAAATTTAACAAATTTGCGTAATGATGTATTACACGCAGGCTTCCGTAAAGATCCTAAAAATGCGGAAGATATTATTGATAAAATCAAACAAATAGTTGAAGAACTTAGGAATATTGCACAGGTTTGGGATTTAAAAGACGAAGCAGAATAG
- the cas6 gene encoding CRISPR system precrRNA processing endoribonuclease RAMP protein Cas6 produces the protein MLINSTFTLTVPTSTILPRPYGLELIKQIHQKLNLEIGSEIIPSVSYSGITGYYLTSRDFITFHPEEFYQLSLSGLNETSAKAISHLDFGDSLEFLGAKFNIINREDEITSYEELYTKLVGNEPEPIRSYHLQFITPTAFAQGNSKLCLPVPTLMFSSWLERWNNFAPVYLGGDELIAYLNNAILLKHHRIKTQSFQISKGFVNGFVGDVRLQVFQRADPLLANVANLLVQYARFAGTGIKTRLGMGRTIVKESN, from the coding sequence ATGCTAATCAATTCTACATTTACCTTAACCGTACCCACATCCACAATTTTACCCCGTCCTTATGGGTTAGAACTGATTAAACAAATACATCAAAAACTGAATCTAGAAATAGGATCGGAAATCATACCTTCAGTTTCCTACTCAGGAATAACAGGATATTATTTAACATCCAGAGATTTTATCACCTTCCATCCAGAAGAATTTTATCAATTATCCCTATCTGGATTAAATGAAACATCTGCTAAGGCAATTTCTCATCTGGATTTTGGCGATTCATTAGAATTTTTAGGAGCAAAGTTTAACATTATTAATCGAGAAGATGAAATCACTAGCTATGAGGAATTATATACAAAATTAGTGGGAAATGAACCCGAACCAATTAGAAGTTATCACTTACAATTTATCACACCTACAGCTTTTGCTCAAGGTAATTCAAAATTGTGCTTACCTGTGCCGACATTAATGTTTTCTAGTTGGTTAGAAAGATGGAATAATTTTGCACCTGTTTATTTAGGAGGTGATGAATTGATTGCTTATCTTAATAATGCAATTTTACTTAAACATCACAGAATTAAAACACAAAGTTTTCAAATCAGTAAAGGTTTTGTAAATGGGTTTGTGGGTGATGTGAGGTTACAGGTTTTCCAACGTGCTGATCCTTTATTAGCAAATGTGGCTAATTTATTAGTTCAATATGCGCGGTTTGCTGGTACGGGAATTAAGACACGGTTGGGAATGGGACGGACGATAGTTAAAGAGTCTAATTAG
- the csm5 gene encoding type III-A CRISPR-associated RAMP protein Csm5, giving the protein MTIVDELALKKPDLYETRKIQLTSPILHIGSSVSRLNPFEYVQTAKKVYLPNQEALAKGLLKKGGRFLNDYIQAIENNENITKLLEQAFGNKWWTATDSNENPIFPESAISHKLAERVTDLRPMIRNGMGYLFIPGSSIKGSIKTAIFYHLLKHPDKYQVPKNSRVSEIEKQLKARLGELSSKRSQTFADDQFIDSLFSDFSLIYQGKTFSGKSQNTDILRCLKVSDSESLIKTEVPGKTGQPIPKNVPVVVEVIVSSRFDDYRAKYKASLYVEMVRNVKTEFTITLDQQMLTWFKHKQGMKLPFNNIDELLEICQEFAQEQWDYEHDYWNTIENNPKASGKNLDFSNIGDFYEPEKCPYGMRLGWGSGMTGTTVGLCFDDELREKLRDICGLKAPGFEAPKSRRTIISSDGEIKFVPGWVKFKSLS; this is encoded by the coding sequence ATGACAATTGTGGATGAATTAGCATTAAAAAAACCGGACTTGTATGAAACCAGAAAAATACAGTTAACCAGTCCTATTTTACATATTGGTTCATCTGTATCTAGATTAAATCCCTTTGAATATGTACAGACAGCAAAGAAAGTTTATCTTCCTAACCAAGAAGCATTAGCTAAAGGTTTATTAAAAAAAGGAGGAAGATTTTTAAATGATTATATTCAAGCAATTGAAAATAATGAAAATATTACCAAACTGTTAGAACAAGCATTTGGTAATAAATGGTGGACAGCAACAGACAGCAATGAAAATCCTATCTTTCCTGAAAGTGCAATTAGTCACAAATTAGCGGAAAGAGTTACAGATTTACGTCCCATGATTCGTAATGGTATGGGGTATTTATTTATTCCTGGTTCATCTATCAAAGGATCAATAAAAACAGCCATATTTTATCATTTATTAAAACATCCAGATAAATATCAAGTTCCCAAAAATAGCAGAGTAAGTGAAATTGAAAAACAACTTAAAGCAAGATTAGGAGAATTAAGCAGTAAACGTAGTCAAACATTTGCTGATGATCAATTTATAGATAGTTTATTTTCTGATTTTTCCTTAATTTATCAAGGTAAAACATTTAGTGGTAAGAGTCAAAATACAGATATTTTACGTTGTTTAAAAGTTAGTGATTCCGAATCATTAATTAAAACCGAAGTTCCTGGAAAAACAGGTCAACCAATTCCCAAGAATGTTCCAGTAGTGGTAGAAGTGATAGTTTCTAGTAGATTTGATGACTATCGAGCGAAATATAAAGCTTCTCTTTATGTGGAAATGGTGCGGAATGTGAAAACCGAATTTACTATTACATTAGATCAACAAATGTTGACTTGGTTTAAACATAAACAAGGAATGAAACTACCATTTAATAACATTGATGAATTATTAGAAATATGTCAAGAATTTGCACAAGAACAATGGGATTATGAACATGATTACTGGAATACAATAGAAAATAACCCCAAAGCATCTGGTAAAAACTTAGATTTTAGTAATATTGGTGATTTTTACGAACCAGAAAAATGTCCTTATGGAATGCGGTTAGGTTGGGGTAGTGGGATGACAGGAACAACAGTAGGGTTATGTTTTGATGATGAGTTGAGAGAAAAATTAAGAGATATTTGTGGGTTAAAAGCACCTGGTTTTGAAGCACCAAAATCTCGGAGAACTATTATAAGTTCTGATGGAGAGATTAAATTTGTACCAGGGTGGGTGAAGTTTAAGAGTTTATCATAA
- the csm4 gene encoding type III-A CRISPR-associated RAMP protein Csm4 yields the protein MSVWKLVKLNFVNNPAHFGELGIGMEETSDRIRSDSLFSAWVSNYARMFGKDAVEELLQLFPTAKNPELIPPFRISSTFIYREVGKDKSKNTQNTIYYLPRPLKFPINYPDDDLAFFKTYKKLNYLPLEIWQRWYQGKGFTEEDKKELENHREDKPEGKLAAAETFNYKKACKTHQLPKIAIDRVTTATNLYHTGFVQFASDTAGLYFLLELSPQCEKLANKLQAALHLLGEEGIGGERSSGAGRFTAKWLDLPEIWQKVVSFKGGKFHTLISLFWDSNLQPNFLENSSYEIQERGGWIVESQIRRQMVRMFTEGSVFNSSRTGKLVNVTPTEFKKHQIYRSGISLTLPINTKEEKDNDNCG from the coding sequence ATGAGTGTTTGGAAATTAGTTAAACTCAATTTTGTTAACAATCCCGCGCATTTTGGGGAACTAGGAATAGGAATGGAAGAAACGAGCGATCGCATCCGTTCTGATAGTTTATTTAGTGCTTGGGTTAGCAACTATGCGCGGATGTTTGGGAAAGATGCAGTAGAGGAATTATTGCAACTATTTCCCACTGCAAAAAATCCTGAACTAATTCCACCATTCCGCATTAGTTCAACCTTTATCTATCGAGAAGTGGGGAAAGATAAAAGTAAAAATACTCAAAATACTATTTACTATCTTCCCCGTCCTCTAAAGTTTCCTATCAACTATCCAGATGATGATTTAGCCTTTTTTAAAACCTATAAAAAGCTAAATTATTTACCTTTAGAAATTTGGCAAAGATGGTATCAAGGAAAAGGTTTTACAGAGGAAGATAAAAAAGAATTAGAAAATCACCGTGAAGATAAACCAGAAGGAAAACTAGCAGCAGCGGAAACATTTAATTACAAAAAAGCTTGTAAAACTCATCAACTCCCAAAAATAGCCATAGATAGAGTTACCACAGCAACCAACCTTTATCATACAGGTTTTGTGCAATTTGCTAGTGATACCGCAGGTTTATATTTTCTCTTAGAACTTTCTCCACAATGTGAAAAATTAGCCAATAAACTCCAAGCAGCTTTACATCTTTTAGGAGAAGAAGGAATAGGAGGAGAACGTTCTAGCGGTGCGGGAAGATTCACAGCTAAATGGTTAGACTTACCAGAAATTTGGCAAAAAGTTGTTAGTTTTAAAGGTGGTAAATTTCACACTTTAATTAGCTTATTTTGGGATTCTAACCTACAACCAAACTTTCTGGAAAATTCCAGTTATGAAATACAAGAAAGAGGAGGATGGATAGTAGAAAGCCAAATTCGTCGTCAAATGGTAAGAATGTTTACTGAAGGTTCTGTATTTAATTCCTCACGTACTGGAAAACTGGTAAATGTGACACCAACAGAATTTAAAAAACATCAAATTTATCGTAGTGGAATTAGTTTAACTCTACCAATTAATACAAAAGAGGAAAAAGATAATGACAATTGTGGATGA
- the csm3 gene encoding type III-A CRISPR-associated RAMP protein Csm3, translating to MTVSYVQTPLLGKVTLSCQLTAQTGLHIGGGGENLDIGGLDKPVIRDPLTKYPYLPGSSIKGKLRATLERLLNKPLNRPGSRDTLRYESDDLVDGFTEIGGHFIRYEGARTCQISRLFGSTGGSNFWMEVETAKKEGLFSDKSPTKTIQHENKNYNCVKISSGRNAPSRLIVRDSHLHPDSAAQLKQVDTGLFMTEWKFENNIDRVTAAANPRQLERVPAGSKFDFELIYTVENAEQAVKDLENIAIALAFLEDDALGGNGSRGYGKVRFENFLFTYRSLEQYRQMTQTPGGTSAIQSLDPIANTEALLENFRNLREYIQRLLPGN from the coding sequence ATGACAGTATCTTATGTACAAACTCCCTTGTTAGGAAAAGTAACTCTCAGTTGTCAATTAACAGCACAAACAGGTTTACATATTGGTGGTGGTGGTGAAAATTTAGATATTGGGGGATTGGATAAACCAGTAATTCGTGATCCTTTAACTAAATATCCCTATTTACCAGGTTCATCAATTAAAGGTAAATTAAGAGCAACATTAGAACGGTTATTAAATAAACCTTTAAACCGTCCTGGTAGTCGTGATACTTTACGCTATGAAAGTGATGATTTAGTTGATGGTTTTACCGAAATCGGAGGTCATTTTATCCGTTATGAAGGTGCGAGAACTTGCCAAATAAGTCGTTTATTTGGTTCTACAGGTGGTTCTAACTTTTGGATGGAAGTAGAAACTGCGAAAAAGGAAGGTTTGTTTTCTGATAAAAGTCCTACTAAAACAATTCAACATGAAAATAAAAATTACAACTGTGTAAAAATTTCTAGTGGTAGAAATGCACCGAGTCGTTTAATTGTTAGAGATAGTCATTTACATCCAGATTCCGCAGCACAATTAAAACAAGTGGATACTGGTTTGTTTATGACAGAATGGAAATTTGAAAATAATATTGACAGAGTAACAGCAGCAGCAAACCCCCGACAATTAGAAAGAGTTCCTGCGGGTTCAAAGTTTGATTTTGAGCTAATTTACACGGTAGAAAATGCTGAACAAGCAGTGAAAGATTTAGAAAATATAGCGATCGCACTCGCATTTTTAGAAGATGACGCATTAGGTGGAAATGGTTCAAGAGGATATGGAAAAGTAAGATTTGAGAACTTCCTATTTACTTATCGCAGTTTAGAACAATATCGCCAAATGACACAAACACCAGGAGGAACTTCAGCAATACAATCATTAGATCCTATTGCTAATACCGAAGCACTTTTAGAGAACTTCAGAAATTTGCGCGAGTACATCCAGCGATTATTACCAGGGAATTAA
- the csm2 gene encoding type III-A CRISPR-associated protein Csm2: protein MNSPNRPQPPTRNSGQIVNQSNQTSQSNSRNNRETTTNIVQEIKDCIQQSNYLKDYPIRTLVTQANFLGYHLKEQKLETNQIRKFLDAINQIKYILALDDEKIKNAKTEEEQEKLRFNKIETEIVLLKPKLAYAAARQKAVKPLNEVMIVAIDRVKTTQDFYRLVQFIESIIAYHKEADSRR from the coding sequence ATGAATAGTCCCAATAGGCCACAACCTCCTACCAGAAATTCAGGACAAATTGTTAACCAATCAAATCAAACATCTCAGTCTAATTCTCGTAATAATCGTGAAACTACGACTAACATTGTTCAAGAAATTAAGGATTGTATTCAGCAAAGTAATTATCTGAAAGATTATCCTATTCGTACTTTGGTAACACAAGCTAATTTTTTAGGATATCATTTGAAAGAACAAAAACTAGAAACTAATCAAATCCGTAAGTTTTTAGATGCTATCAACCAAATAAAATATATTTTGGCATTAGATGATGAAAAAATAAAAAATGCCAAAACGGAAGAAGAACAAGAAAAGTTAAGATTTAACAAAATCGAAACAGAAATTGTTTTATTAAAGCCCAAATTAGCTTATGCAGCAGCTAGACAAAAAGCCGTAAAACCTTTAAATGAGGTGATGATAGTTGCTATTGATAGAGTAAAAACGACTCAAGATTTTTACCGTCTTGTTCAGTTTATAGAATCAATAATTGCATATCACAAAGAAGCAGATAGTAGAAGATAA
- the cas10 gene encoding type III-A CRISPR-associated protein Cas10/Csm1, producing the protein MVKSSQVALQVVQQAIAVLANWVKSDVVNKLSLSASDSIDDAIKKAIEKAQGILSWPKQGEPQALRLLFDYVNLKEEQKKQTKEHYWIPQAIDNSDPQIPYPVTEIPSLESLKKDIKTALDSLDQEDYKNLSLLTLIVEKFGSFISFGEENIALIDLVKSTAAVAAALVNNAESDNITLIAGDLSGIQKFIYTISSDGALKSLRARSFYLELVTEEVVQQLLDKLELPRTNVIYAGGGNLYILASGKEEVKNVIKEVRQQFNKWLLTEFEGKVFLALDCLCFSTSELKPELKSADKNSKFADNWSKATKNLAIHKSQKFCDQISDLIKPRYSHEPCRVCHRDDVEPDKLKLLNDNETDSVLACETCRSMFELGSNLFGVKAIVRSTRENVGSELPTLSFKLPASENSP; encoded by the coding sequence ATGGTGAAAAGTTCTCAAGTTGCATTACAGGTTGTTCAACAGGCGATCGCAGTTTTGGCAAACTGGGTTAAGTCTGATGTTGTTAACAAGTTATCTTTATCAGCGTCAGATAGTATTGATGATGCTATCAAAAAAGCTATTGAAAAAGCTCAGGGTATTCTATCTTGGCCTAAACAGGGAGAACCACAGGCTTTAAGATTACTATTTGATTATGTGAATCTTAAAGAAGAGCAGAAAAAGCAGACAAAAGAACATTATTGGATACCTCAAGCTATTGATAATAGTGATCCTCAAATTCCCTATCCAGTAACAGAAATACCAAGTTTAGAGAGTTTAAAAAAAGATATCAAAACAGCTTTAGATAGTTTAGATCAGGAAGATTATAAAAATCTATCTTTGTTAACTTTAATTGTAGAAAAGTTCGGATCATTTATTAGCTTTGGAGAGGAAAATATAGCCTTAATAGATTTGGTTAAAAGTACGGCCGCAGTTGCAGCAGCTTTAGTCAATAATGCTGAATCTGACAATATTACTTTAATTGCTGGTGATTTATCAGGGATTCAAAAATTCATTTATACCATATCTTCTGATGGGGCATTAAAATCATTAAGAGCGAGGAGTTTTTATTTAGAATTAGTCACGGAAGAGGTAGTACAACAATTACTAGATAAATTAGAACTCCCTCGGACTAATGTAATTTATGCAGGTGGTGGTAATTTATATATTTTGGCTTCTGGGAAGGAAGAAGTTAAAAATGTTATTAAAGAAGTACGTCAACAATTTAATAAATGGTTATTAACGGAATTTGAAGGGAAAGTATTTCTAGCTTTAGACTGTTTATGTTTTTCTACATCTGAGCTAAAACCAGAGTTGAAAAGTGCTGATAAAAATTCTAAGTTTGCGGATAATTGGTCAAAAGCTACTAAAAATTTAGCTATTCATAAATCTCAGAAATTTTGTGATCAAATTAGTGATTTAATCAAACCACGTTACAGCCATGAACCGTGTCGCGTTTGTCATCGTGACGATGTAGAACCAGACAAGCTAAAACTTCTGAATGATAATGAAACAGATTCAGTTTTAGCTTGTGAAACTTGTCGCAGTATGTTTGAGTTGGGGAGTAATTTATTTGGAGTAAAAGCAATTGTACGGTCAACCCGTGAAAATGTAGGTAGTGAATTACCTACACTGTCATTTAAACTTCCTGCTAGTGAAAACTCTCCTTAG
- a CDS encoding CRISPR-associated protein Csx3: MTTYNIELQAGILRIKFGEPAQNDQIVKDAAARLEEMAQSRELAGGQLLKINGPVSIPVAFVLAHKLAHIYSAIGFYDPKLAKYVICITHNPTYKLGDLID, encoded by the coding sequence GTGACTACTTATAACATTGAATTACAAGCGGGAATTTTACGGATTAAATTTGGCGAACCTGCCCAAAACGACCAAATAGTAAAGGATGCAGCGGCACGCTTAGAAGAAATGGCGCAGTCGAGAGAGTTAGCAGGGGGTCAATTATTGAAAATTAATGGACCTGTGTCTATTCCTGTCGCTTTTGTTTTGGCGCATAAGTTGGCACATATTTACAGTGCAATTGGTTTTTATGATCCCAAATTAGCAAAATATGTGATTTGTATTACTCACAATCCCACTTATAAGTTGGGAGATTTGATTGATTAA